The Planctellipticum variicoloris DNA window CAACATGGAGACGATCGCTCATGGTCTGATTCCTCTGCTTTGGAAGAAGACAAGTTTTACCGCGGAGACGCGGAGGACGCGGAGAAATCGCCGGAGAAGACGAAGTCTGAGAAGAACCGGAAAGTGAAAAGTGAGTAGTGATGAATGAGAAGTGCAAATTGAATGAGTTGCCACTCGGCCGTGGATTGCGCCATCTTTCACTTTACACTCATCACTACTCAATACTCACTTTTCACTCTCCGTCCTTCTTCTCCGCGTCCTCCGCGCCTCCGCGGTGAAAACTCTTCTTTGAATTTCAGCCGCCGGACAGTGCCTGCATGACGAAGATCTCACCGGCCAGTTCGACTGCGTCGCTGAGCTGGTCGCGATCCTTGAGCGGCCGCCCGTTGACAAAGACCGCCATGTGACGCCGCAGCCGATTGTGTTCGTCAACGATGTAGCCGCGGAGCTGCGGGTGCTCCGCGAAAACCGCGTCGAGCGCCTGCCG harbors:
- a CDS encoding MoaD/ThiS family protein; this translates as MPRVIFTPNLKRHIECPDAEVAGDTVRQALDAVFAEHPQLRGYIVDEHNRLRRHMAVFVNGRPLKDRDQLSDAVELAGEIFVMQALSGG